TGGAAGCTCCCGTAGCCGGCGCGGCTCAAGGCGTACCGCAGCCGCGCCCAGGGGCCCGAGCGGCCGCGGCGCCGCGCCAGCTCGCGCCAGGCGCGGGCGATGGGCCGCATGGCGATGACGCCGAGGTTCATCCCCGCCGCCAGGGGCAGCACCCGCTCCCGGCACGAGGTCTCCCCCAGCCAGAAGGGCACCTGGACGGCGTCGAAGCGGCCGGTGCGCATCCCGGCCAGCGCCTCGGCCTCGCTCTCGCGCTCGTAGTAGGTGAGCCCGAGGAAGCGGACCCGCCCCCTCTCCCGGTATTCCTCCAGCACCGGAAGCACCTCCCGCCAGCCCGCCATGTTGTGCACCTGGAGGAGATCGATCACGTCCGTGCGCAGGCGCTCGAAGGAGCGCTCGATGCTCGCCCGGGCGGCCGGGGCGCTGGTCTCGCGCACCTTGGTGGCCAGGAGGACGCCCGCGCGGCGCCCGGCGAGGGCGAGCCCCAGGACGCGCTCCGAGGCGCCGTAGGCGGGGGCGGTGTCGAAGAAGTTGCAGCCGCGGGCGAGGGCCTCGTCCACGAGCCGGCGGCAGCGGTCTTCCTCCGGCCCCGGCGGCACGTCGAAGGATTCGAGGGTGCCCATCCCCACCGAGCTGACGGAGAGGCCGGTGCGGCCCAGGACGCGGTAGCGCATGATCCCCGCCCCGGCTCAGCCGATGAGGCGTTCGAGCCGCCGGAGGGCGCCGGGCGGGAGGGGCCCTCCCTCGGCGGCGGCCGCGTTCTCGGCCACGCGCTCGAGCCTGCTCGTGGCCGGGATGACGGCCGAGACGGCCGGGTCCGAGAGGACGTACTTGAGCAG
This genomic interval from Candidatus Tectomicrobia bacterium contains the following:
- a CDS encoding aldo/keto reductase yields the protein MRYRVLGRTGLSVSSVGMGTLESFDVPPGPEEDRCRRLVDEALARGCNFFDTAPAYGASERVLGLALAGRRAGVLLATKVRETSAPAARASIERSFERLRTDVIDLLQVHNMAGWREVLPVLEEYRERGRVRFLGLTYYERESEAEALAGMRTGRFDAVQVPFWLGETSCRERVLPLAAGMNLGVIAMRPIARAWRELARRRGRSGPWARLRYALSRAGYGSFHPLGKKEARALAALEAGTLAQALIRYVLSDPRVSTVVPATRRPGRAAENAAAGDMGPLPPEAARELEKLLG